CGCTTGCGGCCCTCATATGCATGGACAGCGTATGGGGGTCGCTCCTTGCCATGAAGCGCCCCGACTTCTTCCGCCCGCTCGACCAGGCGCTCCTCATGCCCTGGCTCCTTACCACGGGCAAGGACGACCCCGGCCTTAGCCTCTGGATATACATCCTCGTCGGCCTGACCGCCCTCTTTGCCTTGAATACGGTCGTCTGCACCGCGGACAAGCTCTACTCCATAGTCAAACAGAAAAAGCGCTGGCAGGCTTTCTTCCCGCAGATAGTACACGTCGGCTTCCTCGTGGCCCTTCTCGGGCATCTGGTGGGCAGTATGTACGGCTTCCGCTCTCCGGGGAATATCGTCTTCGAGGGGGAGCCCTTCCCCGTACCAGAAAACCCCGGCCTCTCGGTACGCCTCGACGACGTGGACGTGAAAGTTGACACCCGTGGGCGGATGGACTCCATGAAGACCACCGTTACGCTGCTCCGAGAAGGGGAAGAGTTCCGTACCGGAACCATAGAGCTGAACGGTCCTTTTATATATGAGGGCATTGCCTTCTACTACCTCGACCACGGCCGTATGCCCACGGGCCTTCGGCTGGGGGTGGACGGAGAGGTGGTGGAGGCCGAGTTCGGGGGCTCGTTCAAGACCGGGGACGGGGAGAGGTTCGTCTTCGGCACCCTCTATCCCGACCTCGGCTTTACCGAAGACGGCCGTCCCTATTCGCGCTCCACGGAGTACCGTAACCCCTTTCAGGTGATAGTCTCGCCGGAAGGCGAGCGGGCCTTTATGCCCGTATCGAAACCCGGCGGAGAGGTAAGCCTCGGCAACAGGACCATAAGGCTCCTGGATTACGTGATGGGCACCTACGCGGTCCTCACCATAAACAGGGACCCGGGCATATGGTTCATAATCGTCGGCTCGCTGATACTGGTCGTGGGCATGCTGCTCCTTTTGTTCCTCAGGGGAGAGAGGGGGGAGCTCGTGAGAAAGAAGGAAAGTGTCCAGAGTGTTGTTGACAACCGGGGAAACTCGCAGTAGATTTAAGGTATGGGTAAGCGCGTTTTTCACATAGCCGACCCCGAGGAGATAAGGAGCGGCAAGGTAACGGACGTCTACTTCGCCAGGACGCTTGAAATACTGAAGGCCAAAGGAATCGACAAGCGGGTCAGGGCCGAGTTTTTCGCGAAGAAGTTCCCCTGCGGCTGGCCTTGGGCCGTGCTGGCCGGGGTGGAGGAGGTCGCGCACCTGATGGAGGGGAAGGGGGTGAACGTCCGATCCCTTGAAGAGGGCGAGATATTCAGGCCCGGCGAGCCGGTTATGGAGGTGGAGGGAAACTACCGGGAGTTCTGCGTCTTCGAGACGGCGATGCTCGGCCTTATCTGCCAGGCTTCGGGCGTGGCAACGAAGGCCGCAAGGATGAGGATCGCCGCGGGAGAGAGGACGGTCGTAAGCTTCGGCGCCAGACGCATGCACCCGGCCATAGCGCCGATGATAGAGAGGGCCGCCTTTATAGGCGGATGCGACGGGGTGGCCGTGGTGGCGAGCGCCGAGCTTCTGGAGATCGAAGCCGTAGGCACCATGCCGCACGCCCTTATACTCATCCTCGGGGATACGCTCGAGGCGACAAAGGCCTTCGACGAGGTCATAGACAAGAAGGTCAAGAGGGTCTCCCTCATAGACACATTCAACGACGAGAAGTTCGAGGCATTAAGGGTGGCCGAGGGAATGGATGGAAAACTTTTTGCCGTGAGGCTCGACACGCCAGCGTCGAGGAGGGGGGATTTTTACCGCATATTCGAAGAGGTCCGGTGGGAGCTCGACCTCCGGGGCTTTAAAGACGTAAAGCTTTTCGCAAGCGGCGGCCTCGACGAGGAGAAGGTAATGGAGTTGAAGCCGCTGGTGGATGCCTTCGGCGTGGGGACGTGCATAAGTAACGCCCCGGTCGTGGACTTCTCCATGGACATAGTGGAGATGGAGGGAAAGCCCTTCGCCAAGAGGGGGAAGCGGTCCGGGGCGAAGGACGTCCTTATCTGCGAGAGCTGCGGCAAGCGAAAGGTAGTGGCCCTGGGGACCGAACGTGACCACTGTAAATGCGGCGGGATGTGGAAGAACACCCTCACCACCCTTATAAAGGACGGCAAGGTCGTAAGGGACCTCCCGAAGCCGAAGGAGATAAGGAAGGGGGTAGTCGAAAGGGTGAAGTCCCTGGAGCTTTAAGGGGCGAGGTGGGCTTGCCGCCGGACCTACCGTGGGCCCGGCGTGGGCCTGGCGTGGGCCCGGCGCCGTTAACCTATCGAATGGTATCTTTCGGAAGCCGCATGGCGACCTTGTCGGGTTGCCGTAGAAGCGCCTTTATTTTTTCGCTGCCCCCGATAAGCGTTGAGACCTTGACGAACGTATAGCCCCTCTCCATAACGCCGTCCAGTATCTCCCCGAGCCTGCCCGCGGGCCTGTCCTCGGCCCTCTCGGTCCCGAGGTGCATGAGTATTATACCGCCGCCGAGCCCCCCCCGGTCCCTGCCGAAGCCGAATATCTTATCCCTTATCTCCTCGGATGTGAGATAGAGCTCCGACGTCCTGTCA
This window of the Thermodesulfobacteriota bacterium genome carries:
- a CDS encoding cytochrome c biogenesis protein ResB; the protein is MRRIWNFFTAPGLTVTLAALICMDSVWGSLLAMKRPDFFRPLDQALLMPWLLTTGKDDPGLSLWIYILVGLTALFALNTVVCTADKLYSIVKQKKRWQAFFPQIVHVGFLVALLGHLVGSMYGFRSPGNIVFEGEPFPVPENPGLSVRLDDVDVKVDTRGRMDSMKTTVTLLREGEEFRTGTIELNGPFIYEGIAFYYLDHGRMPTGLRLGVDGEVVEAEFGGSFKTGDGERFVFGTLYPDLGFTEDGRPYSRSTEYRNPFQVIVSPEGERAFMPVSKPGGEVSLGNRTIRLLDYVMGTYAVLTINRDPGIWFIIVGSLILVVGMLLLLFLRGERGELVRKKESVQSVVDNRGNSQ
- a CDS encoding nicotinate phosphoribosyltransferase — encoded protein: MGKRVFHIADPEEIRSGKVTDVYFARTLEILKAKGIDKRVRAEFFAKKFPCGWPWAVLAGVEEVAHLMEGKGVNVRSLEEGEIFRPGEPVMEVEGNYREFCVFETAMLGLICQASGVATKAARMRIAAGERTVVSFGARRMHPAIAPMIERAAFIGGCDGVAVVASAELLEIEAVGTMPHALILILGDTLEATKAFDEVIDKKVKRVSLIDTFNDEKFEALRVAEGMDGKLFAVRLDTPASRRGDFYRIFEEVRWELDLRGFKDVKLFASGGLDEEKVMELKPLVDAFGVGTCISNAPVVDFSMDIVEMEGKPFAKRGKRSGAKDVLICESCGKRKVVALGTERDHCKCGGMWKNTLTTLIKDGKVVRDLPKPKEIRKGVVERVKSLEL